Sequence from the Burkholderia sp. GAS332 genome:
CCAACGTCGCCCAGATCCAGGCCGACGACGGCAGCGGCAAGGGGCTTGCCGTTTACTCGGTGAACCTCAACCAATGACAGCGCGCTTTTCTTTGAAGCCGGCGGGCATGGCGGTGACCGTCGTGGTGGCTGTCGCCCTCGCTGCCGGTACGCTCGCCACGGTCTCAGCCACACGCGTGGCGACGCCCGTCTCCAACGTGCAGATCGACGATTGGCGGATGCAGGGCACGGCCACGCACGCGGCGTGGCCGGTGTGGCGGCTGCGCCTCGCGGCGGCGTTCGGCAACGCGGTGGCGCGCGAGGCCCTGGTCGACGTGCTGGTGAGCTCGGCGCAACTCGACGAGCGGCGCGAAGGCGTCGACCTGTATCGTCAACTTGCGCTCGATGCTGTGCCGAGTGCGCAAGCCACGCTCGGCCATCTGCTGCTGCGCGGATTGCCGGGCATCGCGCCGGATTATGCGGAAAGCCGCCGCTGGTTGAACGTAGCCGCCTCGCATGATCCGCAGGCTGCGTATGATCTGTCGACGCTTTATCGCAACGGTTACGGCGTCGCGCGCGATCCACGTCTCGCGATTTACTGGCTGGAACAGGCGGCGCAAGCAGGTGTGCCGCTCGCGCAATTCCAGCTTGCCAACGAGTATCGCTTCGGTTCGACGCTGCCGCATGACGATGTCCTCGCACTGCAATGGCTGACGCGCGCGGCCAATGCGGAGTTACCCGAGGCCAATCTGGCGCTGGCGATCGCCTATCGCAACGGCGAGCTCGGCATGGCGCGCGACGAAGACGCCTACTGGGCCCACGTGAAAGAGAGTGAGCACGATCTGAAGCACGTCAGCCGGCCATGATCGCGCGTTGAAACGCGCCTGCGATTTTCTGTCGCAGAGCAACGTTAGCCGCCCCCTGCAGAGACTTTCGCTGCAGGGGGCGTGTTTTTTCCGCTGCGCGGATCGGCATGGCGAGCGTGCCGATTCACGCGGCCGGGCCATCGAATTGTCATCCGCCGGCCAGCGCATCGCCATCGCCCGGTGCCGAAAGTGCCTCTATTCAGGCATCGAAATGCCTTGTAACGCTCTTTACGGGTTTGTGTTGCAGACCCGTCCGACGCACGTTTACCCGCTAAAACAAGGATCAAAATGTGTTGCGCAGTCTGCGCCACGCAACAAACCTTCGCTGTTATACACAAAAGAGTCGCGCAAATCGTATTAGCGCTTGTAGAATCCGGCGTTGAAGCGTGCACATACCGTGTGCGCTTCGTGCAATTCACTGACCACTACAGGTAGGAGAAACATGCCGACTTCCGCAAAAAAGGTGGCCAAGAAGGCTGCTGCCCCGGTACCGACCAAGAAGGTTGCTGCAAAGAAAGTCCCTGCGAAGAAAGCCGTCGCAGCTAAGAAGGTCGCCGTGAAGGCGTCCAGCGCTCCGTCGCCGATCAAGGACACCTTCACGAAGGCCTCGCTGGCTGCACACGTCGCTGAACGCGCCGCTGTGGAACCGAAGACTGCCAAGGCTGTTCTGGCCGCGCTCGAAGACACGATCCTCGGCGCTGTGCACAAGAAGGGCGCTGGCGAATTCACGCTGTCGGGTCTTCTGAAGATCGTCGTGCAAGCTGTGCCGGCGAAGAAGAAGCGCTTCGGCAAAGACCCGTTCTCGGGCGAAGAGCGTTGGTTCCCGGCCAAGCCGGCTAGCGTGCGCATCAAGGCACGTCCGCTGAAGAAGCTGAAAGACGCAGCAGCAGGCTGATCGTGCTTCATGCGTTGCGGCGGTTTTTGAGAGAGCGTTTTTAACGGTGCGTTGTTAACCGTTCGCTTTTAACCGTCGTTAACGTTTGAGCCGACCCGCAGTGCGAGTTGTCCGAATCCCCGTGGATGCGAATCCTCGGGGATTTTTTTATGCACGTCTGCTTGTGGTTAGGCGAACTCGCCGCCGCCCGCCGCGGTGCCCCAATGCACCGTACTAGCGCATCATGGGCCGCCGCAGTACGATGGCGACGAGGCCATGCCGGTCAGGATGCGCTCTTAGCGTGCATGCACCGTGTTTTGCACGCAAAAAGCTCAATGGCATAGCGCTTGCTTGAACGTTTGTCGAACACCGAATGCGCAGCGCATTCGCCTTCTATCCGACAACAAGAGCGGGGCGTGACATGCGATGCTATGACGAGATGCGTCATCATGACGATGCCGTGCGGCCACACTACGCGCGCTTTGAGCGGTGGCTGGTGAAGCAGGGCAATGAGGCGATCGCACGCAAGCGTGCGGAAGCCGACCTGCTGTTTCGCCGGGTCGGTATCACCTTCGCGGTGAACGGCGATTTGTCCGGTACCGAGCGGCTGATTCCTTTCGATCTGATTCCGCGCATCATTCCGCGCAGCGAATGGCAGACGCTGGAGGCCGGATTGCGCCAGCGGGTGCAGGCGCTCAATCTGTTTATCCACGACGTCTATCACGATCGCAACATTGTGCGCGCCGGTATCGTGCCGGCCGAACAGGTCTATACCAACGCGCAATACCGGCCTGAAATGCAGGGCGTCAATGTGCCGCTCGGTGTTTACGCGCATATCGCCGGCGTCGACGTGGTGCGCGCGGGCGACGCGGGCGAGTTCTACGTGCTCGAAGACAACCTGCGGGTGCCGTCGGGCGTGTCCTACATGCTGGAAAACCGCAAGATGATGATGCGGCTTTTCCCCGAGCTGTTCGTGCAGAACCGCATTGCGCCGGTCGCGCATTATCCCGATCTGCTGCTCGATACACTGCGCTCGGTGGCGCCCGAAGGCGTCGACGATCCGGTCGTGGTGGTGCTCACGCCGGGCATGTACAACTCGGCCTATTTCGAGCACACCTTCCTCGCGCAGCAGATGGGTGTCGAACTGGTGGAAGGCAAGGATCTGTTCGTCGACGACAACTACGTGTTCATGCGCACCACGCAGGGGCCGAAGCGCGTCGACGTGATCTACCGCCGAGTTGACGACGATTTTCTCGATCCGCTCGCCTTCCGCAACGATTCGGCGCTGGGCGTGCCGGGTCTGTTGACCGCGTATCGGGCAGGACGTGTCGCGCTCGCGAATGCCATGGGCACCGGCATCGCTGACGACAAATCGATCTATCCGTATGTGCCGGAAATGATCGAGTTTTACCTCGGCGAGAAGCCGATCCTCAACAACGTGCCCACGTTCCAGTGCCGCAAGCCTGACGATCTCGCGTACACGCTCGCGCATCTGCCGGAGTTGGTCGTGAAGGAGGTGCACGGCGCGGGCGGCTACGGGATGCTGGTCGGGCCGGCGTCGACGAAGGCCGAAATCGAATCGTTCCGCGAGCGCCTGATTGCGCGGCCCGCGGGTTATATCGCGCAGCCCACGCTTGCGCTCTCCGCGTGTCCGACCTTTGTCGAAGCGGGCATCGCGCCGCGCCATATCGATTTGCGTCCCTTCGTGCTGTCGGGCAAGAGCGTGACGATGTGCGCGGGCGGTCTCACGCGCGTGGCGTTGCAGGAGGGCTCGCTCGTCGTCAATTCGTCGCAGGGAGGCGGGACCAAAGATACGTGGATGGTCGACTGACGCGGTTGCCAATGCGGTTGCTCCTAGTGCAGCTCATAGGGCAGCGCATGCAGCAACGCCCGCAGCCATGCAGGCAACCGCGTTCGCAACCTAACGCGCCGGCACAACAGTCAAACCGCCGCCGGCGCACACGGATAACCCGCGCGAGCCTTTTACTTCTGCAAAGGTCTCGCGTCATCAGATACGGAACGCCGTCATGCTAAGCCGAACCGCCGATCACCTCTTCTGGATGGCCCGCTACATGGAGCGCGCGGAGAACACCGCCCGCATGCTCGACATCAACCTGAAGGCCTTGCTGCTGCCGCAGACGCCCGAACAGGAGGCGCGCGCGCAACGCTCGGTGCTGCGCATTTCCGAACTCGAATCCGCGTTCGCGCAGCGCTACGATGAACCGACCCGTGAACATGTGCTCGATTTCATGGTGGCCGATGCGACCAATCCGTCGAGCATTCACTCGTGTTTGCAGGCCGCGCGTGAAAATGCCCGCGCCGTGCGCGGCACCTTGACGACCGAGTGGTGGGAAACCATCAACGACACCTGGCTCGAGTTCAACGAACGTTCCTCGGCCGGCCAGGCGGCGAGCAATCCCGGCGCGCTATTCGAGTGGGTGAAGTTCCGCTCGCACCTGTCACGCGGCGTGACGATCGGCACGGCGTTGCAGGACGACGCGTTCTTCTTCACGCAGCTTGGCACCTTTCTCGAACGCGCCGACAACACCGCGCGGATTCTCGACGTGCGGTTTGCCGACGTCGAACCGAATTCACGCGATGCCGCGCGCCAGCTTGAAGACTTCTACTACTGGACGTCGATTCTCAGTTCGGTGTCGGCGCTGGAGATTTATCGCAAGGTGTATCGCGATGTCGTCACGCCGGCGCGGGTGGTCGAATTGATGATCCTGAACCAGCAGATGCCGCGCTCGCTGCTCGCGTCGCTCGAAGGCGTCTGCGTGAATCTGGCGATGTTGCGCACCTCCGGCTCGAACCAGTGCGAGCGGTTTGCCGGCAAGCTGCGCGCCGAGCTGGTGTACTCCGACATCCGGCAGATTTTCGAAGCCGGCCTGCACGCCTATCTGACGCAGTTCCTTGCTCGCGTGTTCGAGCTCGGCAATCTGGTTGCGCGTACCTATCTGATGTTGCCAGTCGCCTGACGGAGTTTTTCTATGTACCTGACGATCCGCCACGACACGTCCTATCGTTACGAAGCGACTGTCCATTATTCGATTCAGCAACTGCGTCTGACGCCGGCCAGCGGCGCCTCGCAGGTGGTGCGGCGCTGGAGCATCGATGCGCCCGGCAAGCTCGACGCGACCTTCGATGCCTACGGCAATGTGTTGCATACGCTCGTGATCAACAAGCCGCATGGCGAGATCCGTCTGCATGTAGCGGGCGAAGTCGACACGATCCCGCTCAAGGACGGCCGCTTACCCGATGCCGTCGGCCCGATTCCGCTCGAGCATTTCACCTGCTCGACGCGTCTCACCGAGGCCGATGCGGCGATCCGCGAGTTGGCCGGATCGGTGCCGAGCCTCGCGAGTTCGAGCGATCTGATCGCGTTGTCCGAGCAGATCCTGCAGCGCGTGAAGTACAACCCCGGCATCACCGAAGTCACCAGCACGGCCGCCCAGGCGCTCGCGCTCGGCAATGGCGTGTGCCAGGACCACGCGCATCTGATGCTGGCCTGCTGCCGCACGCGTGGCATTCCGGCGCGTTATGTGAGCGGCTACATCGAACCCGGCGATGTC
This genomic interval carries:
- a CDS encoding Sel1 repeat-containing protein, translating into MTARFSLKPAGMAVTVVVAVALAAGTLATVSATRVATPVSNVQIDDWRMQGTATHAAWPVWRLRLAAAFGNAVAREALVDVLVSSAQLDERREGVDLYRQLALDAVPSAQATLGHLLLRGLPGIAPDYAESRRWLNVAASHDPQAAYDLSTLYRNGYGVARDPRLAIYWLEQAAQAGVPLAQFQLANEYRFGSTLPHDDVLALQWLTRAANAELPEANLALAIAYRNGELGMARDEDAYWAHVKESEHDLKHVSRP
- a CDS encoding DNA-binding protein, producing MPTSAKKVAKKAAAPVPTKKVAAKKVPAKKAVAAKKVAVKASSAPSPIKDTFTKASLAAHVAERAAVEPKTAKAVLAALEDTILGAVHKKGAGEFTLSGLLKIVVQAVPAKKKRFGKDPFSGEERWFPAKPASVRIKARPLKKLKDAAAG
- a CDS encoding Uncharacterized conserved protein, circularly permuted ATPgrasp superfamily, which encodes MRCYDEMRHHDDAVRPHYARFERWLVKQGNEAIARKRAEADLLFRRVGITFAVNGDLSGTERLIPFDLIPRIIPRSEWQTLEAGLRQRVQALNLFIHDVYHDRNIVRAGIVPAEQVYTNAQYRPEMQGVNVPLGVYAHIAGVDVVRAGDAGEFYVLEDNLRVPSGVSYMLENRKMMMRLFPELFVQNRIAPVAHYPDLLLDTLRSVAPEGVDDPVVVVLTPGMYNSAYFEHTFLAQQMGVELVEGKDLFVDDNYVFMRTTQGPKRVDVIYRRVDDDFLDPLAFRNDSALGVPGLLTAYRAGRVALANAMGTGIADDKSIYPYVPEMIEFYLGEKPILNNVPTFQCRKPDDLAYTLAHLPELVVKEVHGAGGYGMLVGPASTKAEIESFRERLIARPAGYIAQPTLALSACPTFVEAGIAPRHIDLRPFVLSGKSVTMCAGGLTRVALQEGSLVVNSSQGGGTKDTWMVD
- a CDS encoding Uncharacterized conserved protein, Alpha-E superfamily, which translates into the protein MLSRTADHLFWMARYMERAENTARMLDINLKALLLPQTPEQEARAQRSVLRISELESAFAQRYDEPTREHVLDFMVADATNPSSIHSCLQAARENARAVRGTLTTEWWETINDTWLEFNERSSAGQAASNPGALFEWVKFRSHLSRGVTIGTALQDDAFFFTQLGTFLERADNTARILDVRFADVEPNSRDAARQLEDFYYWTSILSSVSALEIYRKVYRDVVTPARVVELMILNQQMPRSLLASLEGVCVNLAMLRTSGSNQCERFAGKLRAELVYSDIRQIFEAGLHAYLTQFLARVFELGNLVARTYLMLPVA
- a CDS encoding Transglutaminase-like enzyme, putative cysteine protease; this encodes MYLTIRHDTSYRYEATVHYSIQQLRLTPASGASQVVRRWSIDAPGKLDATFDAYGNVLHTLVINKPHGEIRLHVAGEVDTIPLKDGRLPDAVGPIPLEHFTCSTRLTEADAAIRELAGSVPSLASSSDLIALSEQILQRVKYNPGITEVTSTAAQALALGNGVCQDHAHLMLACCRTRGIPARYVSGYIEPGDVEHGASHAWVDVWLDGKGWISVDVTHAAFASEIYCRLAVARDYEAAAPVRGRRIGGLEEQLKVSVTVSGQLSQ